Below is a window of Nicotiana tabacum cultivar K326 chromosome 19, ASM71507v2, whole genome shotgun sequence DNA.
taaaattttatttgacaatgttgaaccgtcattaatgactttgtttgatctccttgaacctagatcttgggatctccagtcttctaggtagagttaccgccacaatgacttgttctcggccatagctcCATTCCCCTTGAtaatttctcaactacctctctagttaggccttttgtaagtggatccgacacattatcacttgactttacatagtcaatcgtgataattcctctagagagtaattgcctaacgattttatgtcttcgtcgtatatgacgagatttaccgttatacataacgctcccagcccttccaattgccgcttgactatcacaatgtatgcatattggtgctaacggtttgggccaaaatggaatgtcttccaagaaattccggagccattcagcttcttcaccggctttatctaaggctatgaattcaacctccattgtagagcgggcaatacatgtttgtttggacgacttccaagataccgctcctccaccaatagtgaatacatatccatttgtggacttagaatcagttgaaccggtgatccaatttgcatcacagtatccctcaatcaccgcaaggaatttactgtagtgcaagtcaaagttctgggtatgttctaaatatcccaaaactcgtttcattgccatccaatgagattgtcctggattgctcgtatatcgactcagtttacttatagcacaagttATATCTGGTcgagtacaattcatgatatacattaagcatcccaacacacgagcataatccaattgtgatatgctttggccgaggccgaggccgtagtcgagcgagcgacgacgacgacggcgcgaggcttgctttcttcttaactctttaagagctacaagaagagcaattatatatatacccaccaaaaatcttttcctcttccaatatgggacaatgtctcattatcaagagggagaaacttaaaattttttactcaaaaattttatttttcctccatttctcattcaccctcattttaagactatttcatcttaaaaacaaaatctCAACAATTCTAACCGAATTTCTGTGACAACAGAGAGCGAGTTTGGTGATAAAATCGAAACAAGAGAAGATAGCGGGTAAAACCGGGATTATTTCAGCCTTTGCGTTGAGGGAGTCTTTTATGATTTTTTCCCTCCAACTGAAAGCCATCTCCGGCAGACAAAGGAGCATTTTCTACGGTCACCGGAGGTTAAGTACTGAAAAATTCTGGCTAAACATTTATTGGGGAGAACGTCAGTGAAATCTCGATGTTTATAGGGCTCTAAAATCGGGCTGTGAGTAGAGGAAGATTGGTCCATTCAGACTGTaaaaaagtttttgaaaaaatgacGTTGAATTGTGCCAACAGAATTTTTAACAACACAGTGGAGAATATATAGAGATTAGAGTGGATATATTGCGGAGGTGATAATTAATTCTAATGGAACTTTTTTGAAATGAGATGGAAAATTGGACAGGTTTAATATTGAGGAGGAAGAGTGGCCTCTAGGCCTTTTTGGGGTTCTTAGTAATCTTgggttaaaaaattaatttttttgtgctattgaTTTTTCATAGAAACAAAGGTTTTGGCTAATCATGTCAGATAACATGTCTTTTGAATTTGGGTTTTTTAATGTGCCTAGTTGGCAGTCAAATAGAAGGGTCCCGGTGCCACATTAGATCTCTGTTAGGGTTAGGGGCGATTTTGTCTACTTTCTTAACGGTAGGGACATCTTTGGACGAATAGTAGAATTAGGCACAAACATAAATAATTTACTAAAGTAAAGGGATAAATCTGGCCCTTTTCCCTATACTAAAtgaactctctctttctctctctctatatatatatctaaATGGTAGCAGTAATCTAAGAGAGTACtaagtttttgaaatttttcataaGATTGTTAAGAAGGGAATTGTTGATTTGGTTATTTAAGGAAGGATAATTATTTCTGGTTTTATACAAGAATTAAAGAGTGTGAAATATTAGGaaaaaaatgaaacaagaaaaaaaaaatgtattCTGGATACAACttatattatattttgttaaatatttaaatgtctaacttttatttttaatatcAGACTATGTGTGGGAGAGGGGGGATGAGAGGGAGGTATAACTAAGATTATTTAAaaagtgatttttgacttttagtATATAGTACAAAATATAATATACGAAAAAATTGATCAAGAAAGAAAATGACTTAATTAGTAAGAGGAGAAAGGGGAATTGACTTAGATTATTTAAGGAAGGATAtcgatttttttattttagtggaGGAATTGAATGATATGAGTATGAGAAAAaaggaagaacaaaaataaaaaaggaaaaaatggtggaaaaaaaaaaaactgaagacAGGTGGGAACGGGTAGATAATGTTGgaatgaattaaaaaaatataaggtAGGTATACATGGAGataattatcaaaataaaaaacgatagaaaaaaaattaaaaaaccaaaGGATAGATTATCAACAAGAAAAATGACAAAAACGGGAGATGGGGAATTCAAAAATGTTATCGGAGAAAaaacaaatcaaaatgtcaaggTAATGGGAAGTAGTAAATGATAAACTATTTTTTGCATTGGTATTTCGAgacttataaaaaaaaaaattctttttataaaggtaaagaaaagtaaaatattaCTTGAATatagatctattaaattcttaaattgtgaaaatagaagtaTTTTACTTAAACGTATCAACTAGAAATTTTTAGAAAATAGTTGAGATGGAAGTACAAAATTAAGTGTCTACTATCGACAACTCTTTTAATATTTCggtattaaaaaaaatatcataTCGTTAATTTAACCATGCGAAGCGCGAACATATTTACTAGTTGAAATATAAAGCTAAACATAAGTACTTCTGATGCTATCCCCTTCTCCAACAGAGTTGTTAGTCATTCCCTTATCCATTAAGTATCCTTCCTTCCTTATGTGATGTATACACCAAATCAATAAacgtaaatatttattttttatataagtATTTATCATAAATTCTTACCGGAATATAcatgaagcttaaaagaaaagtaaCTTAGTTGTTATAGTATGTACAATATTACCAGAAGAGTAATTATTGTAATAGATTAGTTATAATTATCTAACAAGTAATttaattgtataaatattttttctattgTCAAGACATAAAACCCAAAACTCTAATAATTAATGTATGTAATTACTTTTAAAGTAACTTAATTATATGGAGTAATTCTTTTACTGGAACTTaaactctctctctttttcctttctgATTTCAATTGTTGACCAAAATTAGAAAGAAAGAGTCCCCGTTTTACCCCGTCAAACGCGTGCGGCAAAATTGAACCGTAAGGGACTAGGAAAGCATTATGGGAAGCAACACTACTCTTTCTATCTCCTTTCTCTCCCCCTTCCTCTAACTTCTCCTATATATATACACAGCCACCTCTCCATTCTCCATTCCAACCTTCTACTACTTTAATTTCCTTCTTCCAAGTTACACATAGAAGTTCATAAGCTTCTTACTATTTTCCTTAACACAATGAAGCCATTGTCGCGGGCATTAGAAATCACGGTGATATCCGGGGAGAATCTCCGAGAGAGCCGGACGCAATGGGTGAAGAAGAACGTTTTCGTAAATATCAAAACAGAGTCGAGCAGCAACATTCAAACAACAAGGATGGATAAAGAAGGTGGAAGTTTTCCTGTGTGGAACGAGAAATTGATCGTTGATATGCCCATGCATGCTCGTTATCTGACGGTGGAGGTTCAATGCAAGACTTCTTCAGGTATCAAAACAATTGGAATTGCAAGAGTTCCGACGTCGGATTTCATTGGTGGATACTTGCCGGAAAATTATCTGCACTTGTTGAGTTATAGGCTTAGGGATGAAAAGGGTGAGAAGAACGGGATTATCAATTTCTCCGTCAAGGTCAAGAATGTACAGCCGTACAGTAGTACCGGTTGCGCCACTGCTTATTCGCAGCAGTGGACGGCAGCTCCGGTGGCTATGGGAAGTAATGCTTCTGGTGGGGTTGTGACGGGTATTCCCGTTTATCCTAGTAGTTACAATTAGGTTTAATTTGTATCGATCGGAGaactttaattctttcttttatttcttttaattgGTCGAATTtgaatttgtatatatatacatgttttaGATGAATTTGATTTCCAAGATAGGatgcaaatattttttttatggaaAGAATAATTTGATTACGAATAATTATGGCATATATTGTTTACATGTCGTATAATCCTAATGATCAAATTTTCATTGGTTTGCCTTTGAACCTTTAATTTAACACGTACTCCGTAATCCGTATTAACCGTGCTTGCCCATAACCAGAGTCCAGAGACAGCTACATTCGTGTTTTAGATTTGAATTTCGTATTCTACATTTGCACTTATCTTCAGTTTATATATCCATAAATTTGGTTGCTTGGGTAACAAAGAAACAATGATCAGTGGCGCTAGAATGTCCTTTAAATAGCTTGTTCGTTCAGTCTAGAACATATATGCTTAGTTACTCGCTGAGAGTTTGTCATGATGGATGAGGAATTTGGGCTCAAAGAGGATATTGGGCTGTCCGAAGATGCAAGAATTGGGCCAACTAGGAGAAGCAGAAGAACTAAAAGATCACCACAAAGGCTTTTGGGCTATATCTGGGATCCGGGCTGACGGGTCGGGTGCATTGTAATAAATAGTTAAATAGGAAAATAGCACCAGTAGTAGAGTACGCTGAATATTGTTAGAATTTCCCCTCTCTAGTCTCTCTGTCCCTCGTCTATTTCTCTCCGTGACTCTGCCTCTCACCCTATCTTTCTTTCTGTTACTATTTCCTTTGTTTATGACCCTATCCTTTGCATTTCCATTGTAATTAGTTTATGGAAGTTTAATCAAGGAATCGTTTCCTGTATGTGTTGAATTGAGTTCATAATATTGGTGCTTTCATTGATTTGGACTTTATGGATCTCTACtcttctactattatcaactatCACCTCGACGCCATCCAGGGATTGATGATGGCGATGATGGACAATAACAATCGTATGCTGAGAATTCTCGACAACATTAAGAACAAGCATTCTGCCTCTTCCAAGACGATCCCCGAAACTTCTGTACATCAGGATGTGGTTGTGTCTTTGGACCATAATTGCGCACCAGAGGATATATCAACAACAGAGGTTGACTCTGATTTGTATAATGGACGTTCCAGCCCTGCGGATGATTCCGAATTACTTATTGAGATGGTGTAAACTAAAAATGACGAGGAGGAAAATTCAGAAAGCTATGCCTGCAAGGTGTTTGCTGAAATACCCAATTGGAAAATTGACATGAAAGTTGAAGATTCAGTGAAGAATGATTCAGCCTAAACCTGAAACCCAGGTGTTTGACaaaatatttcaaataatttCTGCAGTAAAGTGCGATTACAGTGACCATGTCATAATTGACGATCAACTAGCACTGCCTTTTGTGCTTTCTGCTCGCAGTCACGCCTAACGTCACGACAAAGGTACATTTGATTACTTAAGTGGACTCGATCATACTAGACTTATCTTATCCTTGCATCAATTTACACTTGATCAATTCGGATTTGAGTTCCCATTTGATCCTGGCTCTAGTTTGCTTACCATATTTCTTAGAGTTACAAGAAATTGTGCTATTTATTCTGCTTCGAGCGACTTGGGTCTTGATAAGTTAATAACGTCAACCTTGTGGAATTCTTGCATTACACCCTTGAAACTTCAGATGTGAAATACTGTTGGTGCATACAATTGGGTGGATACAAACTGTGCGGGTAAAAATGTTTTCATAAAAAATGTTATGGGTGGTTATTATGCTAAGCATTCCATTACTGTTGAAATTCTTAGGAAACTTATGCAGATACGTGTATGCAACATCACTTTTTGGGCTATTATCAAGTTCGGTCTTGTGTTGGATAGTAATTGTCCCTCTACTGTCCAATTCCTTATTGGCACAAGGAAAAAGGTGGGTTGCACTATTATAAACATGGATGTGAATGCTCCATTTGGTGTCACAAATGTTATTTTACAACTTGCAAGTGGACTTGTTATTTTCGATGTCGTTATTCTAGTTCTTCGATTTGAAGTCGTTTCTAGTAAATTCAGCGACCCAACAGATACTAGTGTAATTATAGCTTTAGATGAAACTTTCAGTGATATTTCTGTTTTTGGAGGTATGGCTTTTCTTGTTCGAGGTTCTTATGCGTACCACTATTACATCTATGAAGGACTTGATGATTCGGGGTGGAACTGTGCTTATGAGTACATCCAAATACTTACTACATGGTTCACAATGCAAAGTTACATTTCGATTGATATCCTACCACATGGGAAAATCCAACAGGCATTTGTAGAGATTGGCAACAAGGACCCTTTATTTATAAGGTCATGTGAATAGAGTGGAGCAAGTGAACTCAATCTTGTTTTAGATAAGCTGAATGGTTGTAAAATCATTAACGTAATAATTGTAGTTCCAACAGGGGAAGGGTAGCTACTGCTTGTGGATATGATTGGATATAAGAATATCGAACAAGCTGATGAAACTGGGCAAAAAATAAAGATGTGGGATGCACAAATCTATCAAGGAAACATTACACCACAAAGGGTGGTTTTATCCATTCATGATGATGACTTTTCTATACCATTCCAAGACAAGTTAATAATATTCTTACAAGGTTCTTTTGAAGATACCAACTACAAAGTTCTTATGATATAGTGCACCAACCCATATAGTGAGGGAGATAAAGAAAATCTTCTCGTTTCTACGATTAACGAAGCTAAAAGATTCTATTCCTTGTTTGGCCTTAGAGCAATTGTTGCTCTAATAATCTCTGGTCATATTATGACGTACTTCTATACTATGAGATCAATCTAGGATCTTGGAGTTGATGGTTTGAAGATCTATTTGTTTGACCCTTGCAAAGAATTGGCCTACATTTCTTGGGGTGAGGCTGCCAAGGTTAAAGGGAAGGTAACAATTGGAGTTGTCTGCAATCCACTACAAGATCATGAAGGAGATCTTGCTTCCTATTTGACTCTTCATAAGCTCACCACTATGATATCAATGTTGCTCTACTCGAACCTTGATGACAAGGTTCTTATTGAGGATGGGGGTAATGTCATGATGGATGAGAAATTTGGGCTTAAAGAGGATATTGGGATGTCCGAAGATGCAAGAATTAGGCCAGCTAGGAGAAGCAGAAGAACTAAAAGATCACCACAAAGGCTTTTGGATTATATCTGGGATCTGGGCTGATGGGTCGGGTACATTATAATGAATAATTAAATAGGAAAATAGCACCAGTAGTAGAGTACGCTGAATATTGTTAGAACTTCCCCTCTCTAGTCTCTCTTTCCCTTGTCTATTTCTCTGTGTGACTCTGCCTCTCACCCTATTTTTCTTTCTGTTACTATTTCCTTAGTTTATGACCCTATCATTTGCATTTCCATTGTAATTAGTTTATGGAAGTTTAATCAAGGAATTGTTTCCTGTATGTGTTGAGTTGAGTTCATAACAGAGTTCTTTGTAACTTTTGTTAGATTTGCATGCAGATTGTAACCTTATAATTTTGCCAGTTAAGATTTGTATTTATTGCATCACAATTTGATCTCACCAATACTGGATACTACTTGTATATTCATCGACTTactaaagaaataaagaaaggaaatcaTCCAAAACCCTGCGCATCGGGCGAGGGTAATGGTGGATGCCCTAAACAGGGCCTTGGCAACCTTTGGCCCAAGCCTATGGAAAGCGATGACAAGCAATGGCAACATGCAACTCAGTCTGGACCCACCAATGCTCAACACCCTCATCTCCCAAGCGTTCCAGTCAATCCCCTTCTTCCCAGACTCGGGAATGGAGGACCCAGCAACGTCTCCAGTGTTTGTGACTATCGAGCCCCAATCCCATCAAACTCCATCACCTTCTGCTCCAGTAGAGAAGAACCAGTCCCCACCACTGGGAAACATCACAAGGGAGATCGACAAATCCCTAGAGCTTCTGAAAAGGAAAAGCCCACCGAAAATGGAAGGAACAACCAATAGCCTCTACGTAGAGACTCTCTCCTACTGGACTCAGTCATAGCAATCGAGCTTAGTGTAGAGAGTAGCGAAGTGCTTGTGATATTGTGTCCCATAGCCACGACCAAGTGTAGTCTGAGCCTGGTCTCTCACCACACCCAGGGTGTGATCAAATCACTGCTCAATCTGACCCCAGTCCTAAGCATGAAGAAAAGGAACCAAAAGAAACCAATGAGGTCTCCTCAGGGAATGGAGAAGCCTCACAGAAACAAGTCCCCCAACCGCTAACCACCCTTGATGAACTACATCATATGGAATGTTAGGGTGGAAACAACGCGGAGTTCAGGAGACACTGCCTCGACATGGTTCAGCTTCACTAGCCAGCACTGCTTGTTATGTTAGAAACTAAGATAGTTGATCATAAAAAGCTGACGAAGGAACTACACTTTGATATGCTTATCCAGTCTCCGGCAGTAGGGTTGTCTAGTGGAATAGTTATGATGCGGAAGGAGGACTGTGTCACTGTTGATGAGGTATCTACTAACCCTCAGGGCATCCATGCCATGGTGAGGGTACTCCCATATCACACTCCTAGGTTATTTTCAGTCATTTATGCTAGCAACGTATTAGCTGATAGAAAATTGTTATGGGAAAGTCTGGTTACTATCTCTAAAATCAATACTAGGAACTGGTTTGTAGGTGGAGACTTCAATGAAGTCTTAAAATCTAGGGATAAATTTTGTGGTAACCCCATTAACTCAAGTCGTACCAACCTATTTTGGAACTGCCTTAATGAATGCAAACTAGTTGACTTAGGTTACAAAGGCAGTAAATTCACCTGGACCAACAAAAGATACAAAAATAGGAGTAGTCTAATATTAGAAAGGATAGATAGGTGATTTGCTAACGACTGTTGGATTTCTCAGTACCCTGAGGCTACTGTTAATCATCTCCCTAGGACACACTCAGATCACTGCCCTattcaaataatgctaaagggTGTTTTTTTCAATAATTCTAACAGAACCTTTAGGTTTGAATCAATGTGGACTAGCCACCCCTCCTTCCCTGATATCATCAATGAGGCCTTCACTAATAACTCCCCCCTAATCCAATCAACTGAAACCTTCAAAAGCCTTGTGACCCAGTAGAACATGCACGCATTTGGTAACATCTTCCATAAAAGTGAAGGATCCTGGCCAGAATTGCTGGGATCTAAAAATTACCAAATTACCAGTTCAACAATTACCTGCTAAATCTGGAAAGTAACCTGATCAGAGAGCTTGACTCCATCCTCAAGAATGAGGAAGACTTCTGGAAACTCAAGTCAAGGGTCAATTGGCTAACTGAAGCTGATGCCAATACTAGATTTTTCCATACTTCCACCCATAATAGGAGAAGAAGGAACATGATCTTGTCACTCAAAGAGGACAGTGGAAACCGGCTCCATGACCAAGGGGACATTAGGGCCTCTATAATGCATTTCTTCAGAAGCCTCTACACTTCCTCTCACACACAAGCTCCTATTTCCACTACCAGTCATCTGGACATGACCCATATCCTCTCATACTGTCAAAGAGACAGCTTGGATAGGCCCCTTGAGGTGAGTGAAATCAAAATGGCCATCTTCTCCTTTAAGCCTTTCAAGGCACCATGTCCGGATGGGCTTCACCCATTTTTTACCAAAGGTACTGGAGCATTATGGGGAACTCAGTAGTTGACTTCTGCAAGTTATACTTTGACATATACTCCATGGATCAGACCATGAACCAAACTCTCCGCTGTCTCATTCCCAAGTGTCCCCAAGCCTATATGCTCAAAAACTTCAGACCAATAGGGCTTTGTAACACCATCTACAAGACCATCACTAAGATCATTGTCAATAGGATAAAGCCCTTTCTATTTGCTATAATTGGCCCTAGCCAGGCTAGATTCCTATCCAATAGAAGGGCATCTGATAATGACATCATTTTCCAGGAATACATCACCCATTTTGGAAAAATGAAAGGGAACCAGGCTCATATGATTCTCAAAATTGACTCAGAGAAAACTTTTGACTGACTGGAGTGGTCCTTCATTAAGGACACACTGCATGCATTCAACTTCTTTCCTGGGTTAACTAAATTAATCATGTCTTGCATTAACTCATCAAACATCTCCATCCTAGTGAATGGGGGCAAAACAAACACCTTCAAGCTTTCTAGGGGCATCAGACAAGGGGGTCCAATCTCCCATTACCTGTTCATTCTATATATGGAGAGGCTCTCCAGGTCAATTGATAAAGCTATCCAGGACAAACAATGGCTCCTTATCAGTGTCTGGCTCAAAACTTTCTCACATCTTCTTTGCTGATGACCTTACTCTCTTTGCAAAAGCAAATACTAGGAACTACACTGCAATCTACTCTATCTTGCAGGTCTTCAATGGggtttctgaaaaaaaaaatcaatctcaCCAAGTCCAGGGTTCTCTTCTCCTCCAACACAAAGCATGATACAATGGAATGCCTAACAAATACCCCGTCAATCCAAGATACTACATCCTTTGTGAAATACCTAGGATTCCCTATGTTCCATATGAGGCCTACTAGTACTGACTTCCAATTCATAATAGACTATATGCAATCCAAACTGGCTGGCTGGAAGATAAATTGTCTAAATATGACTGGAAGAATCATCCTTTCTAAGGCCTCCCTCAGTAGTATCCCAAGCCATGTTATGCAATACATCAAATTTTCCACCAAGACTACCAAACAAATTGATAGAATTCAGAGGAATTTTATATGAGGCACAACTCCAAACAAGAAAAAATTGTACCTGGTTAGCTGGGACAAAGTCACTAGACAGAAGTCTCATGGTGGGCTGAGTTTGTAGAAAGCTGAGCTTAAAAATAAATCCACCCATGCTAGGATGGCTTGGAGGATTTACCATAATACCTCCAGCTTACGGGCTAGAGTCCTGATCTCTAAGCATTGTAACTGGAACCATACCCATAAGAAGCCAAAATCTCCAATCTGGCAATGTATCCTCAAAGCTTGGGATACATGCAATAAAGCCAGTAGATGGGTTGTCCACAAGGGAAACATGGTGAGTTTCATCAATGATGCATGGATCCCAAACTAACCAGCAATTAGGGACATTATTGAGGGCCCTTTAACTCCTAATGACATAACTATCAAAGTGGATACTGTCTACAATTTCGGGAATTAGGATATCTCATCCATCTCTATAGACATCCCTGAAAATATTACTAACCTGATCAAATCAACTTGCATCCCTACTAACTATGTCAAGGAAGACATGCTAATATGGGGGTTGACTCCAAATGGGTCTTTCACCACCAAATCAGCATATACCTTCCTTAGCAGTAATAAAGAGATTTTGTGGAAAGGGGAGGAAGATAACTTAAATTGGATATGGAATTTAAAAGTttttaacaaaatcaaaaacTTTATCTAGCTACTTGTCCAAGATAGGCTACCTACTAGAGCTTTTCTACACAAAATTGGGGTTAATTGCAACCCTCAATGCTGTTTTTGCTCAGCATATCCTGAAACTAGTGACCACATCTTCTTTGAATGCACCAATGT
It encodes the following:
- the LOC107799833 gene encoding BON1-associated protein 2-like; translated protein: MKPLSRALEITVISGENLRESRTQWVKKNVFVNIKTESSSNIQTTRMDKEGGSFPVWNEKLIVDMPMHARYLTVEVQCKTSSGIKTIGIARVPTSDFIGGYLPENYLHLLSYRLRDEKGEKNGIINFSVKVKNVQPYSSTGCATAYSQQWTAAPVAMGSNASGGVVTGIPVYPSSYN